The Microbacterium sp. LWH7-1.2 genome window below encodes:
- a CDS encoding DUF4194 domain-containing protein — translation MTETAERSDLDTGDVDASEAFIAPAAMEDDLDELFPGDRGVLDPAVRRVFVHVLQRRFVLADRNRDEWTVLLDNQQLIESRLNDLFVRLVVDHDRGVAYKQQVRSDELEMPILLRDAAYTRSETLVLVHLRTVYQRESAAGEPAARVDIEDVEQTVMSYFVDADGDTARRQRSIRKAMDRLARDGIVDEETTGRFRISPLVEIVLSAEKLRELRDWLRAQGPLPDLEDPELEEAAL, via the coding sequence ATGACTGAGACCGCTGAACGGAGCGATCTCGACACCGGCGACGTCGATGCGAGCGAGGCGTTCATCGCGCCCGCCGCGATGGAGGACGACCTCGACGAGCTCTTCCCCGGTGACCGAGGCGTCCTCGACCCGGCCGTGCGTCGTGTCTTCGTGCACGTGCTCCAGCGACGGTTCGTGCTCGCGGACCGCAACCGCGACGAGTGGACGGTGCTGCTCGACAACCAGCAGCTCATCGAGTCGCGCCTCAACGACCTGTTCGTGCGCCTCGTGGTGGACCACGATCGCGGCGTCGCATACAAGCAGCAGGTGCGCTCCGACGAGCTCGAGATGCCGATCCTGCTTCGGGATGCCGCGTACACCCGCTCCGAGACGCTCGTGCTCGTCCACCTGCGCACGGTCTATCAGCGCGAGTCGGCGGCGGGGGAGCCTGCGGCGCGCGTCGATATCGAAGACGTCGAACAGACGGTGATGAGCTACTTCGTGGATGCCGACGGCGACACCGCTCGCCGTCAGCGGTCGATCCGCAAGGCGATGGATCGGCTCGCGCGCGACGGCATCGTCGACGAAGAGACGACGGGCAGGTTCCGCATCAGCCCCCTCGTCGAGATCGTGCTGAGCGCGGAGAAGCTGCGCGAGCTGCGTGACTGGTTGCGCGCACAGGGTCCCCTTCCGGATCTCGAAGACCCCGAACTCGAGGAGGCCGCGCTGTGA